One window of Neisseria subflava genomic DNA carries:
- a CDS encoding RDD family protein — translation MTRLPTAPLKRRLAALVYELLLTGAVTSIAALAAGIVAIFLNPVSTRLSMLTTCLILFYAWWLYFRANWHKKGQTLAMQTWKIGLADKNDTQPQLPQLRLRFIWASIFIVFIPLFAYAGLRHLLNIPPKGAFGAALIWLILPWGFALFHPDRQFLYDFLAGTRLVDLNQKKTNE, via the coding sequence ATGACCCGTCTTCCCACTGCCCCTCTCAAACGCCGCCTTGCCGCACTGGTTTACGAACTTCTGCTGACCGGCGCCGTGACCAGCATTGCTGCCCTTGCAGCCGGCATTGTCGCCATCTTTCTCAATCCCGTTTCCACGCGCCTGTCCATGCTGACAACCTGTCTGATTCTGTTCTACGCATGGTGGCTCTACTTCCGCGCCAACTGGCACAAAAAAGGCCAAACCCTCGCCATGCAGACATGGAAAATCGGCTTAGCCGATAAAAACGATACCCAGCCGCAACTGCCGCAACTGCGCCTGCGCTTTATTTGGGCTAGCATTTTTATTGTCTTCATTCCCCTATTTGCCTACGCCGGATTGCGTCATCTGCTCAATATACCGCCCAAAGGCGCATTCGGCGCCGCGCTTATTTGGCTCATCCTACCATGGGGCTTTGCCCTGTTCCATCCCGACCGCCAGTTCCTCTATGACTTCTTGGCCGGAACAAGGCTGGTGGATTTAAATCAGAAGAAAACAAACGAATAA
- a CDS encoding phosphopantetheine-binding protein, with product MSNLENQIKQLIIDSLGLEDITVADIGSEDPLFGDDGLGLDSVDALELGLAVQKTFGFQLDGENDNLRENFANVKTLAEFVKSRQA from the coding sequence ATGAGCAATTTAGAAAACCAAATCAAACAATTAATCATCGACAGCTTGGGCTTGGAAGACATTACTGTTGCCGACATCGGCAGCGAAGATCCGCTTTTCGGCGACGACGGCCTGGGTCTGGATTCGGTTGATGCATTGGAACTTGGTTTGGCCGTACAAAAAACCTTCGGCTTCCAGCTCGACGGTGAAAACGACAACCTGCGCGAAAACTTCGCCAACGTCAAAACACTGGCCGAGTTCGTCAAGAGCCGCCAAGCATAA
- a CDS encoding lysophospholipid acyltransferase family protein → MKTLDYFRRFFATLFGFILFGVAGVLFKIALLPYTLKSTKGDIKRQLEARRMIGKVWRFFVGYLQWSGVLSVRFNGLEKLGRPGQLILANHPSLLDVVLLISHYSEPNVLVKKDLLHNPSMKSQIIASGYIPNDESMEMLEEIDAVFKSGQSLLIFPEGTRTGWDGQVKMHRGAVSLGLRSASVITPVCIKMTPPNFKKGQPWYKIPPQKIHYEITVGDDILPEEWLAEKPLPIAARRLNEYLQDYFTRKTT, encoded by the coding sequence ATGAAGACTTTAGACTATTTCCGTCGCTTTTTTGCCACACTCTTCGGCTTTATCCTTTTCGGCGTTGCAGGCGTATTGTTCAAAATCGCACTTTTGCCCTATACGCTCAAATCGACCAAAGGCGACATCAAACGTCAACTTGAAGCAAGGCGCATGATAGGCAAAGTTTGGCGTTTCTTCGTCGGCTACCTGCAATGGTCAGGCGTATTGAGCGTCCGCTTCAACGGCTTGGAAAAACTCGGCAGGCCCGGCCAGCTTATTCTTGCCAACCATCCCTCGCTTTTGGATGTCGTCTTGCTGATCAGCCATTATTCGGAGCCAAACGTACTGGTTAAAAAAGACCTGTTGCACAACCCCAGCATGAAAAGCCAGATTATCGCTTCAGGCTACATCCCCAACGATGAAAGTATGGAAATGCTGGAAGAAATCGATGCCGTGTTCAAAAGTGGGCAAAGCCTACTAATTTTTCCCGAAGGCACCCGCACAGGTTGGGACGGACAGGTTAAAATGCACCGTGGCGCCGTATCACTCGGTTTGCGCAGTGCATCAGTCATCACGCCCGTGTGCATCAAGATGACGCCGCCCAATTTTAAAAAGGGGCAGCCGTGGTACAAAATCCCGCCACAAAAAATTCATTATGAAATTACCGTCGGCGACGACATCCTGCCGGAAGAATGGCTGGCAGAAAAACCCCTGCCCATCGCCGCACGCCGTTTAAACGAATACCTGCAAGACTATTTTACAAGGAAAACCACATGA
- a CDS encoding thioester dehydrase, whose product MPSIPSAPIYDVTSLLPHSGHMVLIDCVKEFGDDYTVCRAPVGDKHILLQDGVLPSMAYMELMAQGIGAFAGIEALKAGEPVRLGFLLGTRKLDLFADSVPVGTELEVRAHVSIQDLGGMGVFDCELRWTDAPEDVKHLLPPDGLLAKASLNVYSPKDGQII is encoded by the coding sequence ATGCCTTCAATACCGAGTGCCCCGATTTATGATGTGACTTCGCTGCTTCCGCACAGCGGACATATGGTGCTAATCGATTGTGTGAAAGAATTTGGCGATGACTACACGGTTTGCCGTGCGCCGGTTGGCGACAAGCATATTTTGCTGCAGGATGGTGTGTTGCCGTCTATGGCTTATATGGAATTGATGGCGCAGGGCATAGGCGCGTTTGCAGGCATTGAGGCTTTAAAGGCTGGAGAGCCTGTCCGTTTGGGTTTTTTATTGGGAACGCGCAAGCTGGATTTGTTTGCCGATTCCGTGCCTGTCGGTACTGAGCTGGAAGTCAGGGCGCATGTGTCCATTCAGGATTTGGGCGGCATGGGCGTATTTGATTGCGAGTTGCGCTGGACGGATGCGCCGGAAGATGTGAAGCATCTGTTGCCGCCGGACGGTTTGCTGGCAAAAGCTTCTTTAAATGTGTACAGTCCGAAAGACGGTCAAATCATTTAA
- a CDS encoding beta-ketoacyl-ACP synthase, with protein sequence MLNTRRVVVTGIGGITAFGRDWQSIQTAFKAEKNAVKYMDWSGRFPELEAQLGAPIEGYSPPEHWTRKQLRSMGRVSHLCVDAAEQALTDAGLLGDESITDGRMGVACGSSVGSTKDIGDMGELLITGTSRNFNANTYVRMMPHTTAANIGIFFGLKGRIIPTSSACSSGSQGIGYAYEAIKYGLIDMMLAGGGEEFCPSEVYVFDSLYAASRRNGEPELTPRPYDNARDGLVIGEGAGIFVLEELEHARARGAKIYAELVGYGANSDGSHVTQPQKETMQKCMELALKDAGITPDKVGYVSGHGTATEKGDIAETLATEAVFGFIPMSSQKSYLGHTLGACGALEAWFTIEMMNNGWFAPTVNLENIDPRCGKVDYIQTGGREIQTDYVVSNNFAFGGVNTSLVFKRWQE encoded by the coding sequence GTGTTGAATACTAGAAGAGTCGTTGTAACAGGTATCGGCGGTATTACCGCTTTCGGCCGTGATTGGCAAAGTATTCAGACGGCCTTTAAAGCCGAAAAAAACGCGGTCAAATACATGGACTGGAGCGGACGCTTTCCTGAATTGGAAGCGCAACTGGGTGCTCCGATTGAAGGCTATTCTCCTCCCGAACACTGGACGCGCAAGCAGCTTAGAAGCATGGGTCGCGTATCGCATTTGTGTGTCGATGCGGCGGAGCAAGCCTTGACGGATGCGGGTTTGCTGGGTGATGAAAGCATTACAGACGGCCGTATGGGCGTGGCGTGCGGTTCGTCTGTCGGCAGCACCAAAGACATCGGCGATATGGGCGAACTTTTGATAACAGGCACATCGCGCAATTTCAACGCCAATACTTATGTGCGTATGATGCCGCATACGACTGCCGCCAATATTGGCATTTTCTTCGGTTTGAAAGGCCGCATTATCCCGACTTCGAGCGCGTGTTCTTCCGGCAGCCAAGGCATTGGTTATGCCTACGAAGCGATTAAATACGGCCTGATTGATATGATGCTGGCCGGCGGCGGCGAAGAATTTTGTCCGTCCGAAGTTTATGTTTTCGATTCACTTTATGCCGCCAGCCGCCGTAACGGCGAGCCTGAGCTGACGCCGCGCCCTTACGACAACGCTCGAGACGGCTTGGTCATCGGCGAAGGCGCAGGCATTTTCGTATTGGAAGAATTGGAACACGCCCGTGCGCGCGGTGCGAAAATCTATGCCGAACTCGTCGGCTATGGTGCCAACAGCGACGGTAGCCACGTTACCCAACCGCAAAAAGAGACCATGCAAAAATGTATGGAGCTTGCGCTGAAAGACGCCGGTATTACGCCTGATAAAGTCGGCTATGTCAGCGGCCACGGTACGGCGACCGAAAAAGGCGATATTGCCGAAACATTGGCTACTGAAGCGGTGTTTGGTTTTATACCGATGAGTTCGCAAAAAAGCTACCTTGGTCATACACTCGGCGCGTGCGGCGCATTGGAAGCCTGGTTTACCATTGAAATGATGAACAATGGTTGGTTTGCGCCGACCGTCAATTTGGAAAACATCGATCCGCGTTGCGGCAAGGTGGATTATATTCAAACGGGCGGACGTGAGATTCAAACAGATTATGTGGTCAGCAATAACTTTGCTTTTGGCGGCGTCAATACTTCGCTGGTGTTCAAACGTTGGCAAGAATAA
- a CDS encoding beta-ketoacyl synthase chain length factor produces MPQNVCRFSFNIAAWQASSSKISTPEQWQDWAQGKLDTASLPECKPALSFLPPMQRRRLGKAARLVCDAAWNLADQYPESVPVYVSHDGESNRSFELWQELLNTHTVSPTSFGLSVHNATIGQWSMLRKDMSEHTALAVAADSFETALTEAFALLQDGAPSVLVIVADDPLSEDYPVLATRAPFAYALALVITKGEDYTLSLETTSERPSENPNDTTVEPYWSSLEWVRFLLSDGRQHTQHYIGRNWHWQKNA; encoded by the coding sequence ATGCCTCAAAACGTTTGCCGTTTCAGCTTCAATATCGCCGCATGGCAGGCCTCCTCCAGCAAAATCAGTACGCCGGAGCAATGGCAGGACTGGGCGCAGGGAAAACTCGATACCGCATCCCTGCCGGAGTGCAAACCCGCGCTCTCCTTTTTGCCGCCTATGCAACGCCGCCGCTTGGGAAAAGCGGCACGCTTGGTTTGTGATGCTGCATGGAATCTGGCCGACCAATATCCTGAAAGTGTACCGGTTTACGTTTCGCACGACGGCGAAAGCAACCGCAGCTTTGAATTATGGCAAGAGCTTTTGAACACGCATACCGTCTCGCCGACCTCATTCGGCCTGTCCGTCCACAACGCAACGATTGGGCAATGGTCGATGTTGCGTAAAGACATGAGCGAGCATACCGCGTTGGCCGTTGCCGCCGATTCCTTTGAAACCGCGCTGACCGAGGCATTTGCGCTTTTACAAGACGGCGCGCCATCTGTTTTAGTAATTGTCGCCGATGATCCGTTGTCTGAAGACTATCCCGTCTTGGCTACCCGTGCGCCGTTTGCCTATGCATTGGCACTGGTCATCACAAAAGGCGAAGACTATACCTTAAGCTTGGAAACCACATCTGAAAGGCCGTCTGAAAATCCTAACGATACAACAGTCGAGCCCTATTGGAGCAGCTTGGAGTGGGTACGCTTCCTGCTTTCAGACGGCCGACAACACACGCAACACTATATCGGTAGAAACTGGCACTGGCAGAAAAACGCATGA
- the fabG gene encoding 3-oxoacyl-ACP reductase FabG, giving the protein MSETILITGSNRGIGKAVALGLAQDGFDIVVHCRSRRDEAEAVAEEIRALGRNARVLQFDVSDREACREILTADIEANGTYYGVVLNAGLTRDNAFPAFTDDDWDLVLRTNLDGFYNVLHPLTMPMIRRRKAGRIVCMASVSGLTGNRGQVNYSASKAGLIGAAKALAVELAKRNITVNCVAPGLIDTDIIDENVPVEEILKAVPAARMGLPEEVAHAVRFLMDEKAAYITRQVIAVNGGLC; this is encoded by the coding sequence ATGAGTGAAACTATTTTAATTACAGGGTCTAATCGCGGTATCGGCAAAGCCGTCGCGCTTGGTTTGGCTCAGGACGGCTTTGATATTGTCGTCCACTGCCGCAGCCGTCGCGATGAAGCAGAAGCTGTTGCAGAAGAAATCCGTGCATTGGGTAGAAATGCGCGCGTGTTGCAGTTTGACGTGTCCGACCGCGAAGCCTGCCGAGAAATTTTGACTGCCGACATTGAGGCAAACGGCACATATTACGGCGTGGTACTGAATGCCGGGCTGACGCGCGACAATGCGTTTCCTGCGTTTACAGATGATGATTGGGACTTGGTGCTGCGTACTAATTTGGACGGTTTTTATAATGTGTTGCACCCTTTGACCATGCCGATGATCCGCCGCCGAAAAGCCGGACGGATTGTGTGCATGGCGTCGGTGTCCGGTTTGACGGGCAATCGTGGTCAGGTCAATTACAGCGCGTCCAAAGCGGGTTTGATCGGCGCGGCAAAAGCCTTGGCGGTTGAGTTGGCAAAACGTAACATTACCGTCAACTGCGTGGCACCGGGTCTTATCGATACCGATATTATCGATGAGAACGTACCTGTCGAAGAAATTTTAAAGGCCGTCCCTGCCGCGCGTATGGGATTGCCTGAGGAAGTGGCGCATGCGGTGCGCTTTTTGATGGATGAAAAAGCGGCGTACATTACGCGCCAAGTGATTGCTGTGAACGGAGGTTTGTGTTGA
- a CDS encoding acyl carrier protein: MTEQEVRALLTDALVNLFEIEPERIKPETNLYEDLEIDSIDAIDLIDHIKRETGRKLQAEDFRNVRTVEDVVQAVLKVQQDS, translated from the coding sequence ATGACCGAACAAGAAGTACGCGCCCTGCTGACCGATGCACTAGTTAACCTGTTTGAAATCGAACCGGAACGCATCAAACCCGAAACCAACCTCTACGAAGATTTGGAAATCGACAGCATCGACGCCATCGACCTTATCGACCACATCAAACGCGAAACCGGCCGCAAACTGCAAGCCGAAGACTTCCGCAATGTGCGTACCGTAGAAGACGTGGTTCAAGCGGTTTTGAAAGTACAACAAGATTCCTGA
- the holA gene encoding DNA polymerase III subunit delta, whose translation MAAAPIESLRPDTPLKPLYIIHGEEDLLRIEALDTLRAAAKKQGYLNREVYTAENNFDWNELLQSAGSAGLFADLKLLEIHIPNGKPGKNGGDALQTFAERLPEDTVTLILLPKLEKAQIQSKWFSALAGKGIVLEAKAVAPHALPQWIQGRLKQQGLDIEPEALALFAERVEGNLLAARQEIEKLALLHPQGHLINIADAEAAVATVARFDVFQLSGAWMKGDALRVSRLLDGLEEEGEEPVLLLWAVAEDIRTLIRLTAALKQGQNIQSLRNSLRLWGDKQTLAPMAAKRISINRLLDALKTCAKIDRIIKGAEEGDAWTEFKQLVTSLAA comes from the coding sequence ATGGCTGCCGCGCCCATTGAGAGCCTGCGCCCCGATACGCCGCTCAAACCGTTGTACATCATCCACGGCGAAGAGGATTTGTTGCGCATCGAGGCTTTGGATACGCTGCGCGCAGCCGCAAAAAAACAAGGTTATCTCAACCGCGAAGTCTATACCGCCGAAAACAATTTTGACTGGAACGAGCTGTTGCAAAGTGCCGGCAGCGCAGGTTTGTTTGCCGATTTGAAACTGCTGGAAATCCACATTCCCAACGGCAAACCCGGCAAAAACGGAGGGGATGCCCTGCAAACCTTCGCCGAACGCCTGCCCGAAGATACGGTTACGCTCATCCTACTGCCCAAGCTTGAAAAAGCGCAAATCCAGTCCAAATGGTTTTCCGCATTGGCAGGCAAAGGCATCGTCTTAGAAGCCAAAGCCGTTGCGCCACATGCTTTGCCGCAATGGATACAGGGCCGTCTTAAACAGCAGGGTTTGGATATCGAGCCTGAAGCACTCGCCCTTTTTGCCGAGCGCGTCGAAGGCAATCTTTTGGCCGCCCGTCAGGAAATCGAAAAACTCGCCCTGCTCCATCCTCAAGGCCATTTAATCAATATTGCCGACGCAGAAGCCGCAGTTGCTACCGTCGCCCGCTTCGACGTATTCCAACTGTCAGGCGCATGGATGAAAGGCGATGCCCTGCGCGTTTCCCGTTTGCTGGACGGTTTGGAAGAAGAAGGCGAAGAGCCGGTTTTGCTGTTGTGGGCGGTTGCCGAAGACATCCGCACCCTAATCCGCCTCACTGCCGCACTCAAGCAAGGCCAAAACATCCAAAGCCTGCGCAACAGCCTGCGCTTATGGGGCGACAAGCAGACCCTTGCACCGATGGCGGCCAAACGCATTTCCATCAACCGCCTGCTCGACGCGCTCAAAACCTGCGCCAAAATCGACCGCATCATCAAAGGCGCGGAAGAAGGCGATGCATGGACCGAGTTCAAACAACTCGTTACTTCGTTGGCCGCTTGA